The Sulfuricystis thermophila genome segment CCGCAACCATAACCCGGCTATGGACGTTCGCGGTTCGCGGCGGATTCCGCCTCCGCCTTGTCGAGTTCGGCATTCATCGCCGCCTCGTCGAGAGGCCGCAGGGCGTTGGCATCCGTTTGGGTTTCCGCTTCCGCCGGCTTGCCGATGAAGCGCGCGAAGATGATGCCGAGCTCATAGAGCAGCCACATCGGCACGGCGAGCATGAATTGCGAGAGCACGTCCGGCGGCGTGAAGATCGCGCCGACGACGAAGCAGCCGACGATCACATAGGGGCGGATTTCTTTCAGCTTCTCGATGCTCACCAAACCGACGCGCACCAGCACGATCACCACCACCGGTACTTCGAAGGTCACGCCGAAGGCGAGGAAGGTCGTCAGCACGAACGAAAGATATTTGTCGATGTCGGTCATCACCGCGACGCCTTCCGGCGCGAACTTGTTGATAAAGCCGAACACGGTCGGGAAGACGATGAAATAGGCGAAGCTCATGCCGATGAAAAACAGCACGACGCTGGCCAGCAGCAACGGCAGCGCGAGTTTCTTCTCATGCTGGTAGAGCCCTGGCGCGACGAAGGCCCAGGCCTGGTAGAGCACATAGGGCAGCGCGATCAGGAAGGCGACCATCAGCGTCACCTTCATCGGCACGAAAAATGCGCCGGCGACATCGGTGGCGATCATGTGGCCGCCTTCCGGTAAAGCCGCCAACATCGGCGCGGCCAGCACCGTGTAGATGTCACGCGCCCAATT includes the following:
- the tatC gene encoding twin-arginine translocase subunit TatC; its protein translation is MEDSQETFISHLVELRDRLIRALIAVGIVFLALVNWARDIYTVLAAPMLAALPEGGHMIATDVAGAFFVPMKVTLMVAFLIALPYVLYQAWAFVAPGLYQHEKKLALPLLLASVVLFFIGMSFAYFIVFPTVFGFINKFAPEGVAVMTDIDKYLSFVLTTFLAFGVTFEVPVVVIVLVRVGLVSIEKLKEIRPYVIVGCFVVGAIFTPPDVLSQFMLAVPMWLLYELGIIFARFIGKPAEAETQTDANALRPLDEAAMNAELDKAEAESAANRERP